ACTCGACCACCAACATGGCGATAAACAGAACTAAAAGTATGTAAAACATCTGTTTGCGGTTGTAATTCAACACATAGCGATAGCCAAAAGGAATCACCAGCGAGCCCAAGTGGATGCTTTTGCGCAGGCTTTCTTTGAAGCGTGCCAACCTTTTGCCTTGGAGAATCTTAGCTTTTGTTTTCACTTGGAAATACGGATAGAATTTTCACCAAACGCGGAGCCTTCCAGTAAAGTTGGATGTCCACAGTTTTATCCGGAGGCAGGCCACGGCTACCGTGATCGAATGTGAAAAGCTTCTGAATCTCTGCCAAACGGACATTTTTAACCAAAATGCGCGGCTCAGGATGCTGTTGTCCAAATGGTAGCAACAGTTCCAACCCACTCCAGTTCACAGCATTAAAACGTTCCAAGGGCAGGCAGACATCGGGTTCGTCTTCATGGGTTTCCACTGGCTTCAAATTTTCGGACAGCCAAGCGTTGTAACATTCCAGGAAGGCGTCGTAATTTTCCGGTTCCATGATGAATCCAGCCGCTTTCACGTGGCCACCGAACTGTTTCAGGTACTCTTTGCAGGCCCCAAAAGCCTCCACCATGTTGAAACCATCGCCACAGCGGCCTTCGCAAACAATCATACCATTATGGTGACGAAGCAGGATTGTAGGAACCCCCAGCTTCCCCAAAATGTAGGTTGCTCCTGTGCCCAGGAGGTGGTAGGGTATAAATTCCTCATCGTCGAAATAGATGAATGCCTGGCTGTTGAAGCCGCTGGCAATGCTGTCCAGATGGTTAAAAATGCGTCCAAGCTCGCTTTCCCATTTTTTTTGTTGGCTTTCCATGGATTGGAAGAGCTCGGCTTTGGCGTCTCCCATCTGCAGCAAAAACCGCATCGCGGTATGTTGGCCACCAGCTTCACGCCCATTCGCAATCAAGCGCGCTGTATATTGAATAAAATTGAAAATTTCGGTATCGGTTTCCACGCGAGGATGGTTTCGCAGCAAAAACTCAACGCTGGGATCCTCAAGTTCATCCCAATTTGAGATCACATGACGAACTAAAACCCGGTTCAAACCTGTCATTGGAACCTTGTCCGCAATGGAGCCAACCGCGGTCCAAAAGTATGAGGAAAGTGGCACCGAGTGATCCAATATCCTTGCCAGATAACGGATTAACAGCAAAGTGACACCCACCCCAGCCAAAGATTTATAGGGATATTCACACTGCGGAAGCTGCGGGTTCACGATTGCATAGGCTTTGGGCAGCACTTCCGGACGAATGAGGTGATGGTCTGTAATCACAGTATCACACCCCAATTCGCTCAGTTTTTGTATTCCTTCTGGGCTGGTGATGCCGTTATCAACTGTGATCGCAAGGCTGTGCCCGCCTTCTTTGACGTAATTTATGAAGCCGTCCTGGATACCGTGAGGCTCCAAGTTGCGGTTTGGTATGTAATAATTGTGTTTTTGATATCCGCAGGAATTGAAAAATTGATAGAGGATATAGGTGCTGGTGATGCCATCGGGATCATCATGACCAAAAATCACGCTGGATTCATTTTCCCGCATTGCCCGGCTGATCCTGTCCGCGGCGTTTTCGATGTTTGCCAAAAGAGCTTCATCTGGCATAACCTCCAGCGTATCCCAGAGACTGCCAGGGTCGATTTTTCTTTTGGCGCAAATCTGGCCCAGAAGGCTCTTGGGATCTATGTCGTACTGATCTTCTACCATATTCCGAGCTCTTCTTTTTCGGGAATTTCACGTGGCGCGGTACGATCCGCCGCTTTTGTGATGATATCGAATCCCGTAAAACCAAACATTAGAAGGTAGGTATTATCCAAAAGCCCGTTGTCATCAAGCTTTCCACGCCGGCTATATTGAAAGCCCAAGTCGATTCGGTTCACGTCGCTCAGCAAGGGCAAACTCAGCCCCAAACTGAGGGAAAGTTCGTTGATTTCAGCGTCGTCAGCCTTGAAAGGTAGATGGCGCCAGGAAACTCCACTACGCATGGGCAGGCTCAAAATCCCCTTGCGGTCTTCGCTGCTGAGAGGCTCGTAAGCCAGCCCCAAAGCGGCTTTCCAGCTATCTGTATATTTTTCATCATCATCAATCGGATTCAAGGCTTTCCAAGGCTCATAGTGAAAATCTGCCGCCAGCTTGAATTCCTGGAGCGGCAAGGCGGTAATCCCCAAGGAATACACTGCCGGAATTTTGTGCGTATATGGCAGTGGCTCTTCGGTTTCGTGGATGCTGGAACGCTGTTCCTCGCCTTTCAGATTTGCTCCCAGACTCCAATAAGCTCCGATGGCCAGTTTTTCCTGACGACGAATGTAACCCAGGGTGAATCCAGGATTTTTGTAGTCCCGAACCATTTCCTCCTCGGTGTTGAACGCCTGAAACCCAGCATCCTGCTTGAAGTTGTGGATTTCGTGGCCAAAATAGAAATTGCCGCTGACGCCAAAGCTGTTGCGTCCCAAAGCCAGGCTGTAAATCAGATCCGCGCGATAGATATAGCGGTCCATCGCATGCTTTTCTGTGATGTTCAGCGTGTCGCCCATGTGCGTGGTTTGAAACTCGCGCTGGTTGTTCACCATTCCCGAAGAATGTGAACTGAACTGGAATCCAAAGCGATGTTGCTTCATCGGAATGCTCAGGCTGAAATATGGAAAATCCAGCGAATTGTCAATATAATTATACTTGTTGCCAGCCTCATCCTTCGAACTGTAATAGTTGTATCCTGGAATCAGCCCGGTGGAAAAAAGACTGCTGTTGTTCAGGTTGTGCAAAGCCGGGTTCGCATAGCCGGAATTCACCCTGAAAACGTCGCTGGAGCCGGTGTCTCCCATCCCCAGGCTATAGATATCTTTGCCATAATAGCGGATGGGATTTCCGTCGAAAGAAAAGACCGAATTTCCTGCAAAAAGAGGAAGGCAGGCCAGTAGCAGCCAAAATAGAGTCAATTTTGTTTTCAATTTATTTCTTATCCTTTTTTTTGTCCTTGGCGGTGGATTTTTTGGATTTCTTCCCCTTGGAAGACTTTCCGCCTTTTTTGGATACAGGTTTCACCGGGTCGGGTGGAATTCGGAAAAAGCGATGGGCATTATTGAAAGCGGTTTCCGCCACTTCCAAAGGTGTGATACCCCTGATCTCCGCAATCTTTTCTGCCACCAAGTGCAGGAAAAGAGGGCTGTTGCGTTTTCCACGATGGGGATGAGGTGTCAGGTAGGGACAATCTGTCTCAATCATGAATTGCTCCGGCGGCATCATGCGAATCACATCATCCAAATTCGCGTTTGGATAGGTGATGTTTCCAGTGAAGGAAATCATCCAACCTTCATCCAAAACCTGCTGGGCAAATATGATATCCCCGGAAAAACAGTGAAAAACCACGTCCTTTGCCTGAGCTTCCTTCAGGATTTTATAACATTCCTGATGAGCGTCGCGGTTGTGAACCACAATTGGTTTGTCATAATCCACAGCAAGCAATGCCTGGTTTCGGAACACTTCACGCTGAACGCTGTATGGGGAAAGGTTCCTGAAATAATCCAAGCCAATCTCACCGATGGCCAAAACTTCTTTTTCCCGGGCCAAACGCTTAATCAGCTCGGCATCAAAATCCACAGCGTCGTGAGGATGGAATCCGGCGGTGGCAAAAATATGCAGATGTTTTTTGGCCAGTTCCAACGAATTTAACGAGGTTTCTTTGTTGAAACCAATGTTGATGATATACTCAATCCCGCTGTCAAAGCATTTGGCAATCAACCTTTCCCGGTCTGCGTCAAACTCTGGCAGATCGAGATGAGCATGCGTTTCAAACAGTTTCATTTATGGCACGTTATCCCTATTTTGAATTTAAAACAAGAAAAACCAAGTGCCGATTTCTTGTCAATTGAAAAGACGCCAAACAGGCAAACTGGACCCATATTTATGCCCAAAACCGCAAAAAATGGTTTTTTATGTCCCTGATGTTGCTGCCAACACTTTGCGCCAATGACACTCAGTTAAATCAAAACCCCGCAATCTTTTATGTATATCCTGTTCCCGGCGCAAAAATTTGATTGACAGATAGTAGCTTTAGGATTATTATGTTTATAAACTACAAAACTGAGGTTAAAAAAATGAAAAACATCAGCAAGATATTCATCATTGCTCTTCTAATCATGGCTTTCGCGCAGGCCGCGTTTGCCATCGAACACAGCGTTGGACTGCGCGTTGGCGGCAGCTATCCTTTGAACGATTACAACACTGATGGCTATAAAAACAACATCAACTTGATGGGCGGGCTTGGCTACGAAGCTTGGTTGAAAGACTGGGTTAGCGTTGGCGCTTTCCCCTATTACACCAAACTTGACGGCGAAGTCGAAGGTGTCATAAAATCAGGTTATGATGCCACCATCATCGGTGCAGAACTGCAAGCTCGTTTCCGCCCCACAAAGGTTGCCGTCCTCAATTTTAAGGAAGGCCCCCTGCAGCGTATCGCTCCTTTTGCGCAAATCGGCTTGGGCGCTGCCCATATCGATAACGATAAGCTTATGGATGGCGAATTTGCTTTCATGGCGCCCACCGCCGGGCTCGGTGTTTCCCTCATGAGCAAATGGAATGTGGATCTGGATCTGGGCGTTCAGCTTGACCATGTGCTCAGCGATAAAGTGGACAACCTGGAAGGCGGTGGAAAACTCATGGATTCCCACCTGATGCCCTATATCGGTCTCAGCTACACTTTTGGCGGCAAAAAAGCAGCCGTGGCGCCCGCCTATCGCGGACCCCGCCGCAACATTATCAGCATGGATGAAGACTTCACCCTGGATGGCGTGCAGTTCGAATTTGGCAGCAACAAGCTGACCGTCGGCGCCCAGGAAATCTTGGACGAAGTTATCGTCGAACTGAAAAAAAGCCCCAGCGTGAAAATTGAAGTCCACGGCCACACCGACAACGTTGGCAAAGCGGACTACAATATCACCCTTTCCCAGGAACGCGCCATCGCCGTTAAGGATTATATGGTTTCCAAAGGCATCACAGCCAGCCGCATCGAAACCAAAGGTTTTGGCGACAGAAGGCCTGTTGCCAGCAACGACACCGCTGAAGGTCGCGCGCTGAACCGCCGCATCGATTTTGTTATCGTCAAATAAAACAAAATCCACAAGATTATTTGAGGCTTCCGCTTGGAAGCCTCTTTTTTTTATGCTTTATTCGCTCTTGCTTCTGGCTCGAACGTCATTTCTACATGCCTCTCCAGCATCCCGATTCTTTGACGGGATACTCACGAGTGACATTCAAGAGGGATTTGAGCTGGAAAAAAGCAGGAAGCAAGGAGGATTTGAGGGTTTTAAAAGAAAAAACATTGTTGAAAAACTCTTGCCCAAAAAATAATCCTTGACGTCAAAGCGCCGCATCCATATATTGGTATTCATCATTTTTGAAACATAAAGGAGTGAACATGAAAAAGGTGATTTTTCTGCTGATGGCTTTTGCCATTGTCGCGGTATCCCTTGTGGCACAAGAGTCTTCCATCATCTCTCCGGCCCCGACGCAAGTCAAAATGAGATTTGAGGAACGCGAACCTTTTCTCGTGATGGGTCTGGAAACCATGGGCACCATGGAATCTGATGACTATATGGAAGCCTGGACAAAGTTTTTCTCCCTGCGTGAAAAACTCCCGGAAACCGTGGATAATTGCATTTATGGCATCTATTATCCCGGCGAGAAATTCGATCCCAAAACCATGAAAGGCAACAACTATCTGGTTGGAATGGAAGTGAAGGAATCCGTGGAACTGCCCAAAGAGCTAAAACTTATCAAGGCTCCAGGTGGATATTTCGCAGTATTCGATCATGTTGGCAGTGTCAAAGATATCGGTGAAACCTATGAATATATCTTTGGACCCTGGCTCGCCACATCAGGCTACATACCTGTCGGTGCCGAGATGTATGAGCGCTACGACGAACGTTTCAAAGAAAGTTCCGCCAATTCCGTCATCGAGATTTGGGTGCCGGTTCAAAAGCTCGAATCTGATGTCAAACCGCCGGTAAAGATTGAGAAGGAACCGGCTTTAAAGGAAACACCCAAGAAATAGTAAGTAAGTTTCTTTAACCATATTGCCCATAAAGCGTTAAAAATCAACGCTCAGGGTTAAACCGTTCATATTTTGCGCCGGGGTCAGATGAAGCCTCGGCGTATTTTTTAGAGTCAATTTCCCACACAGGTATCCGATTAAAGCCCCCGCGGCCACATCCGCAGCCCAGTGTTCATCCAGATAAAGCCTTGAAACAGAGCTGAGCGAAGCCAAGCCATAAACCGTCGGCGCCACCCATTTTTGGTCTGGATATTGAGCTGCCAAAACCGGAACAACGCTCCAAATGATGGCGCTGTGGCCTGATGGAAAAGAATCGTTTGAGAGCGAAAAGGACGGTGCTGTCCAAAATCCTGCTCCAATTTCCATCCCCGGTTGCGGTCTTTGGGTCGCGATTTTCAAAGCTTGGGTGGAAACTGAGCTTAAAATCATGCTTTTCAGGCAAAGCAGTCCCGTATCCATGGTTTTATCCGAACCTGCCAAGTAACCAGCCCCAATTGTCAGTGCCACAGCAGGATAGAGATACTTGAATTCCGAGATTTCTGAACCCACTTCCATGGGCAGTTCAAGCCAATCTTTTCTGTGGTTTTGGATTTTGTTTTTGATGGCAGTATCGGCAAAATAAAGGCTTCCCACAGCGATTACAGCTCCTCCGGCAGCAAGCCAATCCTCTGTGTGCCAATCTTTTGGAGCCAGAAAAGCCTCACCCACGCTCTGGGGATAAGAAAGCAAATAGGCGCCCAGAAAGCTTTCCCCGTCTGTGGCAAACAGGGTGTTCAATCCCAAAATGAGCGTTATGAGCGCGACACAGATTTTTGTTTTCATGGATGCACCTAAAATGATGTGTTGTAGTTTCGTCAAGTTTTCCTTTTCCTGGCATCCGGTAAGTCCATTTTTTCCAAATCTGGGAACGAAATTATCAAGCCTCCGACATATATGAGCGAGCCTGATGAAAAAACACATATATACCCCTAAACCCTTGTCTCGCTTATGGTTGGCTTATTAAACATAAGGGAGACATAAGGCGGCTATTAAGAACAAGGCTTAAAACCTTGATTAACACGAGGACTTTCAAGTTCCTTCAAAATTGATTTAGAATCGCTCCCCAAAGTGCCGGAAAAATTACTAAAACAGTAAATTAGGTTGAAAAGAGGGAATCCTGTTGAGATATTTGGGTTTATCCCCATTTTTGATGGGCTCAAAACTGCGGATGCCAGCCTTGTTTTCCCCCAAGGCTTCATGGCATTATAGGATTGACAAAATACCCTCTTTCAAAAGACTGTCCCAAAAACCATCAGGGAAGTTTAATCGTTTAATGAGGAAGCACATAGTCTCCATTGTGGGACGTCCAAACGTGGGAAAATCCACGCTGTTCAACCGACTTTGCAGAAAGCGTTCTGCCATTGTTGATGCTGTTGAAGGCATCACGCGCGACCGCAAATATGAAGATGTGGAATGGGGCGGAAAGGTTTTCAAGCTGGTTGATACCGGTGGCATTGTTTTTGACAGTGGTGAAACACTGAACAAAATGATACGCCATCAGGCTCTTTTGGCGATCGATGAATCGGATTTAATCCTGTTTATGGTGGACGCCCACACAGGCACCACCGATGTGGACAAGGAAATCGCCAAAATCCTTTATCCTCACAGGGACAAGGTGATGCTGGTGGCAAACAAGGCCGACAATGAAAAATTTGAATGGGAGCTATACGACTTCCTCCAGCTCGGTTTGGGCGATCCGTTCCCCATTTCAGCCCAGCAGGGCCGAAACACGGGCAATTTTTTGGATGAATTGCTTTCTTTAATCCCTGAAACCCAGTCCGCCTATGAAAAAGAGGAATCCGAACTCACTCGCATCGCGGTGGTAGGCAAGCCAAATGTGGGAAAATCCTCAATCGTGAACCTGATGTTGGGCAGTGAAAAACAAATCGTGACCGATATTCCTGGAACCACGCGTGACGCGGTGGACAGCAAATTTCGCTATCATGGTCAGGATTACATTTTGGTGGATACAGCCGGTTTGCGCCGCAAAGCCAAGGTGGCCTATGGCGTTGAATATTATAGCGTTATGCGCACGATTGAGGCGGTTGACCGCTCGGATATGGTGGTTTTGGTTTTGGCGGCGAATGAAGAGATTTCGGAACAAGACCAAAAAATCGCGTCCTACGCCAAACGCCGCATGAAAGAGATAATGGTGGTTTTCAATAAATGGGATTTGGTGGAAAAAGACACCAAAACCACCGGCAGGTTCATCGCGGACTTGCACGATAAAATGTCTTTCCTGCAATACGCTCCGGTGCAGTTTATTTCCGCCAAAACTGGACAGCGGATAAACCGGATTATGGAAACGATTGTGATGATTGAGCAAGAAAGCGAAAAACGAATATCCACCAGCGAATTGAACAGCTTTATGGAAACCGTGGTGGAAAGACGTCCGCCCACACACAGCACCGGACGCCACGTGACAATTCATTATGTGACCCAAGCCGCCATCAAGCCTCCAACCTTTGTTTTCTTTTGCAATAAACCCGCCCTGGTGAGCGAAAATTATCGCCGTTATCTGCACAATCGTATCCGGGAAATGTTTGGTTTTGAAGGAGTTAGCATAAAACTGATTTTCAAGGGGAAGAAAGAAGAGGAGCCAATCGAATGAACACAGCCATCCTTTGGGTTTTGCTCTGCCTGGGGGCATATCTAATTGGCAGCATTCCCTTTGGCTATCTTGCCGGTAAACTCTTCCATCGAAAGGATATCCGCGCCGGCGGCAGTGGAAACATCGGTGCCACAAACGCGCTCAGGCAATATGGCGCAAAAACCGGCGTGGCGGTGTTGATTCTGGATATTTTAAAAGGGCTGGCGGTGGCTCTGCTTTTGATCAAAGTTGTACCCAGTCTGGCTTTGAAAATCAGCCAGGGTGTTCCTCAAGAGCGCTTCGTTTTCCAACTTCCCGCTCTGATGGTGATTTTGGGGCACATGTTCCCTGTGTTTTTGGGCTTCAAGGGTGGAAAAGGTGTTGCCACCGCGGCGGGGGTTTTCATCATTCTGGCACCGGTTCCCCTGCTTGTGGCAATGTTGATATTTTTGGCTGTGACCGCGCTGAGCCGCTACGTTTCCCTGGGTTCGATCTTCGCGGCTGCCATGCTTTTTGTTTCTGAACTTTTATGGAATATCTTCATCCTGCGTGAACCAGAATTTCCCTGGATGACTCTAATCGTGGCGCTGCTGGTGATTTACAAACATAATCAAAACATCCTCCGCCTCTTGGAAGGACGGGAAAACCGTCTCAGTTTTAAGAAAAAGGAAAACACCTGATGTGTGGAATTGTTGGAATATTTGGAAACCCTGATGCCGCCAGGCTCGCGGCTTTGGGGATGTTTGCCCAGCAGCATCGTGGCCAGGAAAGTTGTGGCATGGCGGTCTGTAATGGTCGTGTGCTGCAATTGCACAAGGGGATAGGTTTGGTGAAAGAGGTGTTCAATTCCGAGGTTTTGGACAGCCTGCCCGGCAGCATTGCCATCGGACACGTTCGCTATCCAACCAAAGGCGCCGCAACACAATACAATTCCCAACCCCACTTGGTGGAAACTCTTTTTGGACCCTCCTACGCGCTTGCCAGCAATGGCGACGTGGTGAATTATGATTCCGTGCGCGCCATGCTGGAATCGGAAAACGTTTATTTTAAAAGCGATAACGATGGTGAATTGCTGGTGAGATTCATCGCCTGGCGTCTTTGGAAGGGTGATGATCCAGTTCAGGCAATCCGCGCTTTGATGCGTGATGTGAAGGGCGCTTATTCCTGTGTTTTTTGCACCAAAAGAGAGCTCTATCTCTTTCGTGATCCGCTTTCCATGCGACCCATGGTTTGGGGTAAAACAACGGATGGAACCGTTGTGGCAGGCTCGGAAAGCTGCGTTTTGGATATTTTACAAGCGGGTGAAAGGAAGGAAGTTCCCGCCGCTGGCATCATCCGAATAAATTCAAGCGGTATCCAAATTATTGAAAACGACCCCAAAAACTATCGGACGTGTAACCATAACAGCTACTGCGTTTTCGAGCATATCTACTTTTCCCGACCGGACAGTTATCACTTTGGCGAAGACGTTTTCATGGTGCGGGAACAGATTGGCGCCATGCTCGCTGAGGATGATAAAGGTTTGGATGCCGATTGCGTGGTGCCGGTGCCCGACTCCGCAAACTTCATGGCGGTGGGCTATTCCAAAGCCAGTGGCATCCCGCTGTCGCTTGGTTTAATCCGCAACCACTATGTTGGACGCACTTTTATCAAACCGGAGCAGACAGTTCGGGATGAAGGGGTTTTGCAAAAATTCAATCCGCTGCCCAATTTCTTTGCTGGGAAAAAAGTGGTTTTGATAGATGACTCCATCGTACGTGGGACCACCATCGGCAAGATTGTGGCATTAGTTAAAGCAGCGGGTGCCAAAGAGATACATCTGCGGGTGGGCTCGCCTCAAGTGCGTTTTCCCTGCTATTTCGGGATTGACACCCACAGCCCGGAAAAACTTGCCGCGAACCGATTTTCTCTGGATGAATTCCAAAAAAATATCGGAGTGGACAGCCTGAAACACCTCTCTTTGAACAGCCTTGCCAAATGCCTGCGCGAATCCGAAGAGTATTGCTATGCTTGCTTTAACGGTGAATATCCTCTGGAGATTACATGATTGCAAACCTGCTTGATAAATTCAAAGGGAAAAAAATCCTCGTTTTGGGCGACGTGATGCTGGACCAATATGTTTGGGGAAAAGTTGAGCGAATTTCCGCCGAAGCCCCGGTGCCGGTTTTGGAAGCGCAGAGCGAGGAACTGCGTTTGGGCGGCGCGGCGAACGTTGCGCTGAATATCCACTCTCTGGGCGGAACACCGCTTTTAGTTGGTGTCACCGGAGCTGACCAAGCTGGTGAAGACCTGATGGAACTTTTGGAAAAAAAAGGGATTTCCGCCAGCGGCATCCAGCCCGATCCAAGCCGCGGCACCACTTGCAAAAAGAGGATTGGCGCTGCCAATCAACAAATCGTGCGGATAGATTATGAAAATCGTGACGACCTCAGCAGTTCCATCCGCGCCAAGGTTTTGGAAAAAACTCTTGAGCGCCTTCAAAACAGCGACGCTCTC
This is a stretch of genomic DNA from Candidatus Cloacimonadota bacterium. It encodes these proteins:
- a CDS encoding DHH family phosphoesterase produces the protein MVEDQYDIDPKSLLGQICAKRKIDPGSLWDTLEVMPDEALLANIENAADRISRAMRENESSVIFGHDDPDGITSTYILYQFFNSCGYQKHNYYIPNRNLEPHGIQDGFINYVKEGGHSLAITVDNGITSPEGIQKLSELGCDTVITDHHLIRPEVLPKAYAIVNPQLPQCEYPYKSLAGVGVTLLLIRYLARILDHSVPLSSYFWTAVGSIADKVPMTGLNRVLVRHVISNWDELEDPSVEFLLRNHPRVETDTEIFNFIQYTARLIANGREAGGQHTAMRFLLQMGDAKAELFQSMESQQKKWESELGRIFNHLDSIASGFNSQAFIYFDDEEFIPYHLLGTGATYILGKLGVPTILLRHHNGMIVCEGRCGDGFNMVEAFGACKEYLKQFGGHVKAAGFIMEPENYDAFLECYNAWLSENLKPVETHEDEPDVCLPLERFNAVNWSGLELLLPFGQQHPEPRILVKNVRLAEIQKLFTFDHGSRGLPPDKTVDIQLYWKAPRLVKILSVFPSENKS
- a CDS encoding TatD family hydrolase, with translation MKLFETHAHLDLPEFDADRERLIAKCFDSGIEYIINIGFNKETSLNSLELAKKHLHIFATAGFHPHDAVDFDAELIKRLAREKEVLAIGEIGLDYFRNLSPYSVQREVFRNQALLAVDYDKPIVVHNRDAHQECYKILKEAQAKDVVFHCFSGDIIFAQQVLDEGWMISFTGNITYPNANLDDVIRMMPPEQFMIETDCPYLTPHPHRGKRNSPLFLHLVAEKIAEIRGITPLEVAETAFNNAHRFFRIPPDPVKPVSKKGGKSSKGKKSKKSTAKDKKKDKK
- a CDS encoding OmpA family protein translates to MKNISKIFIIALLIMAFAQAAFAIEHSVGLRVGGSYPLNDYNTDGYKNNINLMGGLGYEAWLKDWVSVGAFPYYTKLDGEVEGVIKSGYDATIIGAELQARFRPTKVAVLNFKEGPLQRIAPFAQIGLGAAHIDNDKLMDGEFAFMAPTAGLGVSLMSKWNVDLDLGVQLDHVLSDKVDNLEGGGKLMDSHLMPYIGLSYTFGGKKAAVAPAYRGPRRNIISMDEDFTLDGVQFEFGSNKLTVGAQEILDEVIVELKKSPSVKIEVHGHTDNVGKADYNITLSQERAIAVKDYMVSKGITASRIETKGFGDRRPVASNDTAEGRALNRRIDFVIVK
- a CDS encoding GyrI-like domain-containing protein, giving the protein MKKVIFLLMAFAIVAVSLVAQESSIISPAPTQVKMRFEEREPFLVMGLETMGTMESDDYMEAWTKFFSLREKLPETVDNCIYGIYYPGEKFDPKTMKGNNYLVGMEVKESVELPKELKLIKAPGGYFAVFDHVGSVKDIGETYEYIFGPWLATSGYIPVGAEMYERYDERFKESSANSVIEIWVPVQKLESDVKPPVKIEKEPALKETPKK
- a CDS encoding phosphatase PAP2 family protein, producing the protein MKTKICVALITLILGLNTLFATDGESFLGAYLLSYPQSVGEAFLAPKDWHTEDWLAAGGAVIAVGSLYFADTAIKNKIQNHRKDWLELPMEVGSEISEFKYLYPAVALTIGAGYLAGSDKTMDTGLLCLKSMILSSVSTQALKIATQRPQPGMEIGAGFWTAPSFSLSNDSFPSGHSAIIWSVVPVLAAQYPDQKWVAPTVYGLASLSSVSRLYLDEHWAADVAAGALIGYLCGKLTLKNTPRLHLTPAQNMNGLTLSVDF
- a CDS encoding ribosome biogenesis GTPase Der gives rise to the protein MGRPNVGKSTLFNRLCRKRSAIVDAVEGITRDRKYEDVEWGGKVFKLVDTGGIVFDSGETLNKMIRHQALLAIDESDLILFMVDAHTGTTDVDKEIAKILYPHRDKVMLVANKADNEKFEWELYDFLQLGLGDPFPISAQQGRNTGNFLDELLSLIPETQSAYEKEESELTRIAVVGKPNVGKSSIVNLMLGSEKQIVTDIPGTTRDAVDSKFRYHGQDYILVDTAGLRRKAKVAYGVEYYSVMRTIEAVDRSDMVVLVLAANEEISEQDQKIASYAKRRMKEIMVVFNKWDLVEKDTKTTGRFIADLHDKMSFLQYAPVQFISAKTGQRINRIMETIVMIEQESEKRISTSELNSFMETVVERRPPTHSTGRHVTIHYVTQAAIKPPTFVFFCNKPALVSENYRRYLHNRIREMFGFEGVSIKLIFKGKKEEEPIE
- the plsY gene encoding glycerol-3-phosphate 1-O-acyltransferase PlsY; translation: MNTAILWVLLCLGAYLIGSIPFGYLAGKLFHRKDIRAGGSGNIGATNALRQYGAKTGVAVLILDILKGLAVALLLIKVVPSLALKISQGVPQERFVFQLPALMVILGHMFPVFLGFKGGKGVATAAGVFIILAPVPLLVAMLIFLAVTALSRYVSLGSIFAAAMLFVSELLWNIFILREPEFPWMTLIVALLVIYKHNQNILRLLEGRENRLSFKKKENT
- the purF gene encoding amidophosphoribosyltransferase, with the translated sequence MCGIVGIFGNPDAARLAALGMFAQQHRGQESCGMAVCNGRVLQLHKGIGLVKEVFNSEVLDSLPGSIAIGHVRYPTKGAATQYNSQPHLVETLFGPSYALASNGDVVNYDSVRAMLESENVYFKSDNDGELLVRFIAWRLWKGDDPVQAIRALMRDVKGAYSCVFCTKRELYLFRDPLSMRPMVWGKTTDGTVVAGSESCVLDILQAGERKEVPAAGIIRINSSGIQIIENDPKNYRTCNHNSYCVFEHIYFSRPDSYHFGEDVFMVREQIGAMLAEDDKGLDADCVVPVPDSANFMAVGYSKASGIPLSLGLIRNHYVGRTFIKPEQTVRDEGVLQKFNPLPNFFAGKKVVLIDDSIVRGTTIGKIVALVKAAGAKEIHLRVGSPQVRFPCYFGIDTHSPEKLAANRFSLDEFQKNIGVDSLKHLSLNSLAKCLRESEEYCYACFNGEYPLEIT